In the genome of Apodemus sylvaticus chromosome 2, mApoSyl1.1, whole genome shotgun sequence, one region contains:
- the Fkbp4 gene encoding peptidyl-prolyl cis-trans isomerase FKBP4 isoform X1, with translation MTAEEMKAAENGAQSAPLPLEGVDISPKQDEGVLKVIKREGTGTETPMIGDRVFVHYTGWLLDGTKFDSSLDGKDKFSFDLGKGEVIKAWDIGVATMKVGEVCRITCKPEYAYGSAGSPPKIPPNATLVFEVELFEFKGEDLTEDEDGGIIRRIRTRGEGYARPNDGAMVEVALEGYYQDRLFDQRELRFEVGEGESLDLPCGLEEAIQRMEKGERSVVYLRPSYAFGSVGKERFQIPPHAELKYEVHLKSFEKAKESWEMNSEEKLEQSNIVKERGTVYFKEGKYKQALLQYKKIVSWLEYESSFSGEEMQKVHALRLASHLNLAMCHLKLQAFSAAIESCNKALELDSNNEKGLFRRGEAHLAVNDFDLARADFQKVLQLYPSNKAAKTQLAVCQQRTRRQLAREKKLYANMFERLAEEEHKVRAKAEVAAGDHPTDAEMKGEPNSAAGNQSQAETEA, from the exons ATGACCGCCGAGGAGATGAAGGCGGCCGAGAACGGGGCGCAGTCGGCGCCCCTGCCTCTCGAAGGAGTGGACATCAGCCCCAAACAGGACGAGGGCGTGCTCAAG gTCATCAAGAGAGAGGGTACAGGCACAGAGACACCCATGATTGGGGACCGAGTCTTTGTCCACTACACTGGCTGGCTGCTAGATGGCACCAAGTTTGACTCCAGTCTGGACGGCAAGGACAAATTCTCCTTTGACCTGGGAAAAG GGGAGGTCATCAAGGCTTGGGATATTGGTGTGGCAACCATGAAAGTGGGGGAAGTGTGCCGTATCACCTGCAAGCCAGAATATGCCTACGGTTCAGCAGGCAGCCCTCCAAAGATCCCCCCCAATGCTACACTTGTATTTGAG GTGGAGCTGTTTGAGTTCAAAGGAGAAGACCTTACAGAAGATGAAGATGGCGGGATCATCCGCAGAATACGGACTCGGGGTGAGGGCTATGCCAGGCCCAATGATGGCGCTATGGTAGAAG TGGCATTGGAAGGCTACTATCAGGACCGGCTCTTTGACCAGCGGGAGCTCCGCTTTGaagttggggaaggggaaagtCTGGATCTGCCCTGTGGGCTGGAGGAGGCCATTCAGCGCATGGAGAAAGGAGAACGTTCTGTTGTGTACCTCAGACCTAG CTATGCTTTTGGCAGCGTTGGGAAGGAAAGGTTCCAGATCCCACCACATGCTGAGCTGAAGTATGAAGTACATCTGAAGAGTTTTGAGAAG GCCAAGGAGTCTTGGGAGATGAACTCTGAAGAGAAGCTGGAGCAGAGCAACATAGTGAAAGAGAGGGGCACCGTGTACTTCAAG GAAGGCAAGTACAAGCAAGCCTTACTGCAGTACAAGAAGATTGTGTCCTGGCTAGAATACGAGTCTAGCTTTTCCGGAGAGGAAATGCAAAAGGTCCATGCGCTCCGACTGGCCTCACACCTCAATCTGGCCATGTGTCATCTGAAACTGCAGGCCTTCTCGGCTGCCATCGAAAGCTGTAACAAG GCCTTGGAGCTGGACAGCAACAATGAGAAGGGCCTGTTTCGCCGGGGAGAGGCTCACCTGGCAGTGAATGACTTTGACCTGGCCCGAGCCGACTTCCAGAAGGTCCTGCAGCTCTATCCCAGTAACAAAGCGGCCAAGACCCAGCTGGCTGTGTGCCAGCAGCGGACCCGCAGGCAGCTCGCCCGGGAAAAAAAGCTGTATGCCAACATGTTTGAGAGGCTGGCTGAGGAGGAGCACAAGGTCAGG GCCAAGGCAGAAGTGGCTGCGGGCGACCATCCCACTGATGCTGAGATGAAGGGTGAACCAAACAGTGCGGCCGGGAACCAGTctcaggcagagacagaagcataG
- the Fkbp4 gene encoding peptidyl-prolyl cis-trans isomerase FKBP4 isoform X2 yields MTAEEMKAAENGAQSAPLPLEGVDISPKQDEGVLKVIKREGTGTETPMIGDRVFVHYTGWLLDGTKFDSSLDGKDKFSFDLGKGEVIKAWDIGVATMKVGEVCRITCKPEYAYGSAGSPPKIPPNATLVFEVELFEFKGEDLTEDEDGGIIRRIRTRGEGYARPNDGAMVEVALEGYYQDRLFDQRELRFEVGEGESLDLPCGLEEAIQRMEKGERSVVYLRPSYAFGSVGKERFQIPPHAELKYEVHLKSFEKAKESWEMNSEEKLEQSNIVKERGTVYFKEGKYKQALLQYKKIVSWLEYESSFSGEEMQKVHALRLASHLNLAMCHLKLQAFSAAIESCNKALELDSNNEKGLFRRGEAHLAVNDFDLARADFQKVLQLYPSNKAAKTQLAVCQQRTRRQLAREKKLYANMFERLAEEEHKAKAEVAAGDHPTDAEMKGEPNSAAGNQSQAETEA; encoded by the exons ATGACCGCCGAGGAGATGAAGGCGGCCGAGAACGGGGCGCAGTCGGCGCCCCTGCCTCTCGAAGGAGTGGACATCAGCCCCAAACAGGACGAGGGCGTGCTCAAG gTCATCAAGAGAGAGGGTACAGGCACAGAGACACCCATGATTGGGGACCGAGTCTTTGTCCACTACACTGGCTGGCTGCTAGATGGCACCAAGTTTGACTCCAGTCTGGACGGCAAGGACAAATTCTCCTTTGACCTGGGAAAAG GGGAGGTCATCAAGGCTTGGGATATTGGTGTGGCAACCATGAAAGTGGGGGAAGTGTGCCGTATCACCTGCAAGCCAGAATATGCCTACGGTTCAGCAGGCAGCCCTCCAAAGATCCCCCCCAATGCTACACTTGTATTTGAG GTGGAGCTGTTTGAGTTCAAAGGAGAAGACCTTACAGAAGATGAAGATGGCGGGATCATCCGCAGAATACGGACTCGGGGTGAGGGCTATGCCAGGCCCAATGATGGCGCTATGGTAGAAG TGGCATTGGAAGGCTACTATCAGGACCGGCTCTTTGACCAGCGGGAGCTCCGCTTTGaagttggggaaggggaaagtCTGGATCTGCCCTGTGGGCTGGAGGAGGCCATTCAGCGCATGGAGAAAGGAGAACGTTCTGTTGTGTACCTCAGACCTAG CTATGCTTTTGGCAGCGTTGGGAAGGAAAGGTTCCAGATCCCACCACATGCTGAGCTGAAGTATGAAGTACATCTGAAGAGTTTTGAGAAG GCCAAGGAGTCTTGGGAGATGAACTCTGAAGAGAAGCTGGAGCAGAGCAACATAGTGAAAGAGAGGGGCACCGTGTACTTCAAG GAAGGCAAGTACAAGCAAGCCTTACTGCAGTACAAGAAGATTGTGTCCTGGCTAGAATACGAGTCTAGCTTTTCCGGAGAGGAAATGCAAAAGGTCCATGCGCTCCGACTGGCCTCACACCTCAATCTGGCCATGTGTCATCTGAAACTGCAGGCCTTCTCGGCTGCCATCGAAAGCTGTAACAAG GCCTTGGAGCTGGACAGCAACAATGAGAAGGGCCTGTTTCGCCGGGGAGAGGCTCACCTGGCAGTGAATGACTTTGACCTGGCCCGAGCCGACTTCCAGAAGGTCCTGCAGCTCTATCCCAGTAACAAAGCGGCCAAGACCCAGCTGGCTGTGTGCCAGCAGCGGACCCGCAGGCAGCTCGCCCGGGAAAAAAAGCTGTATGCCAACATGTTTGAGAGGCTGGCTGAGGAGGAGCACAAG GCCAAGGCAGAAGTGGCTGCGGGCGACCATCCCACTGATGCTGAGATGAAGGGTGAACCAAACAGTGCGGCCGGGAACCAGTctcaggcagagacagaagcataG